A stretch of Gemmatimonas aurantiaca T-27 DNA encodes these proteins:
- a CDS encoding DUF4321 domain-containing protein produces MAVRGPSKHRPLFHVLVLASGFVAGGLLTQVARRFLPPGAVKEFLTTGVTPAVGPLPIDLIILKFAVGPVALDVSLLSLLGVLIAYLIARSLF; encoded by the coding sequence ATGGCCGTCCGTGGACCTTCCAAGCACCGTCCGCTGTTTCATGTATTGGTGCTCGCCTCCGGGTTTGTGGCCGGCGGGCTCCTGACGCAGGTCGCGCGCCGTTTCCTGCCACCGGGAGCGGTCAAGGAGTTCCTGACGACCGGCGTCACACCGGCGGTAGGGCCGCTGCCCATCGACCTGATTATATTGAAGTTTGCGGTTGGACCCGTCGCCCTGGATGTCTCGCTCCTGAGCCTTCTGGGAGTATTGATCGCCTACCTCATCGCGCGGTCCCTCTTCTAG
- a CDS encoding peptidyl-prolyl cis-trans isomerase — protein MLQSMRSAAKYIWIFIIVAFVGSFLLYETSGLAGRAPVTTTTSIATVNGEEILLTTWQNAVNSLEQQQQQQSGRGVTLDERQQLEDRAFDEIVTEILLQQEYKRRGITVTDEEVVQAARVSPPPQATSSPDLQTDGKFDMQKYLRLLSSPMARQSGMLAGLEAFYRNEIPKQKLFDQVASGAYVSDERLWQVYRDRHDSAAVSFVVLRTDALTDTSVTVTDAEISQFYDRNKKRYERPGRAIVSLLTVPRTVTAADSAAAHTRIDQIRAEIVGGAKFEDVAKRESTDSLSGAQGGALGKGGRNRFTPKFEEAAYALKVGELSQPVLTPFGWHIIRVDDRKGDTLDLRHILVTVGQTDSSATRTDRRADSLANLGASQEDAKKFDDAAKALGLTAAQMVVVEKEPLSFAGRYVPSVSAWSFSGVRPGESSDLFDSPEAYYIARLDSLTKGGPQSLAEVKDDIRRRLARDKRIEKLRPDGEALVAAARSGTLEAAAAAKGLTVEKSAGFSRVDAVPGLGQFTQAIGGAFMVPVGQVGGPFRAQDGMVVLRIDSRNDAKRDAFEAEKASQRGQLLQSLRQQRIDEYLSNLRENTKIDDRRTEVLSQLRRQAPT, from the coding sequence GTGCTGCAATCGATGCGGAGCGCCGCGAAGTACATCTGGATTTTCATCATCGTGGCGTTTGTCGGCAGCTTCCTGCTGTATGAGACATCCGGACTTGCCGGTCGTGCTCCAGTGACGACGACCACGTCCATCGCTACTGTCAACGGGGAGGAAATACTCCTCACAACGTGGCAGAACGCGGTGAACAGCCTCGAGCAGCAACAGCAGCAGCAGTCGGGGCGTGGTGTCACGCTCGACGAGCGGCAGCAGCTCGAAGACCGGGCGTTTGATGAAATCGTGACCGAGATACTCCTCCAGCAGGAGTACAAGCGTCGCGGCATCACGGTTACTGACGAAGAAGTCGTCCAGGCGGCACGTGTTTCGCCGCCGCCCCAGGCCACCTCGTCTCCGGACCTGCAGACCGACGGCAAGTTCGACATGCAGAAGTATCTGCGTCTGCTCTCGAGCCCGATGGCGCGCCAGTCCGGCATGCTGGCCGGCCTCGAAGCGTTCTATCGGAACGAGATCCCGAAGCAGAAGCTCTTCGATCAGGTCGCGAGCGGCGCCTATGTCTCCGACGAGCGTCTCTGGCAGGTCTATCGTGATCGTCATGACAGCGCGGCGGTGAGCTTTGTCGTGCTGCGTACGGATGCCCTCACCGATACCTCGGTGACGGTGACGGACGCCGAGATCTCGCAGTTCTACGACCGCAACAAGAAGCGCTACGAGCGCCCGGGTCGTGCGATTGTGTCACTCCTCACCGTGCCGCGTACGGTGACGGCCGCGGATTCGGCGGCGGCCCACACGCGCATCGACCAGATCCGCGCGGAAATCGTCGGCGGCGCGAAGTTCGAAGACGTGGCCAAGCGGGAATCGACCGACTCACTGTCTGGTGCCCAGGGTGGCGCACTCGGCAAGGGTGGACGCAACCGCTTCACGCCCAAGTTCGAAGAGGCGGCCTACGCACTCAAGGTCGGTGAGCTGTCACAGCCGGTACTGACGCCGTTCGGCTGGCACATCATCCGGGTTGATGATCGCAAGGGCGATACGCTCGACCTGCGTCATATCCTCGTGACGGTGGGTCAGACCGATTCGAGCGCGACCCGCACGGACCGTCGCGCGGACTCCTTGGCGAACCTCGGGGCCAGCCAGGAAGACGCGAAGAAGTTCGATGACGCGGCCAAGGCGCTCGGCCTGACGGCGGCCCAGATGGTGGTGGTGGAAAAGGAACCCCTCTCGTTTGCCGGCCGCTATGTGCCGAGCGTGAGTGCGTGGTCCTTCTCGGGTGTGCGTCCGGGTGAATCGAGCGACCTGTTCGACTCGCCGGAGGCCTACTACATCGCCCGCCTCGACTCCCTGACCAAGGGTGGTCCGCAGTCGCTGGCCGAAGTGAAGGATGACATTCGTCGTCGTCTGGCGCGGGACAAGCGCATCGAGAAGCTTCGCCCGGATGGTGAAGCGCTCGTGGCGGCCGCCCGCAGCGGCACGCTCGAAGCAGCGGCCGCCGCCAAGGGTCTGACTGTCGAGAAGTCGGCCGGATTCAGCCGCGTGGACGCGGTGCCGGGGCTGGGCCAGTTCACCCAGGCGATCGGCGGCGCATTCATGGTGCCGGTTGGACAGGTCGGTGGACCGTTCCGTGCGCAGGACGGCATGGTGGTGCTCCGTATCGACAGCCGCAACGACGCGAAGCGCGATGCGTTCGAAGCCGAAAAGGCGAGCCAGCGCGGGCAGCTTCTGCAGTCGCTCCGCCAGCAGCGCATCGACGAGTACCTGAGCAACCTGCGTGAGAATACGAAGATCGATGATCGTCGTACCGAAGTGCTCTCGCAGTTGCGTCGTCAGGCTCCAACCTGA
- a CDS encoding polyprenyl synthetase family protein — translation MTLSTRTPSALAAALRDIQAPVQEELSQVSGELWRIVAADVPLVREVQDHLMGMKGKLFRPTLLLLSSSIEGRSPKRAITFAAVVELMHLATLVHDDAVDHSALRRGMPTVNSLFSHQVSVIMGDFLYLRALRELVTIGDLEAMRSITNASNEMTLGEIRQLSAYDALAFGESDYETLIRAKTATLFMAACDVGALSGAPRYREAVTRFGERLGMAFQVADDLLDYTEQQEMTGKPSGLDLKEHKVTLPLIAALREMPSSARARVEALFASLEPEDEAIAEVVAIVRDHGGLEYARQRADQFSREAEEALADLPEGPAKTALLDSIAYVVERRW, via the coding sequence ATGACGCTTTCCACGCGGACCCCGTCCGCGCTGGCGGCTGCGTTACGTGACATCCAGGCTCCGGTACAAGAAGAACTCTCCCAGGTATCGGGAGAGCTCTGGCGTATCGTCGCTGCGGATGTGCCGCTGGTGCGAGAGGTGCAGGATCATCTGATGGGGATGAAGGGGAAACTCTTCCGCCCCACGTTGCTTCTGCTGTCCAGTTCCATCGAGGGCCGTTCGCCGAAACGCGCCATCACCTTTGCCGCCGTTGTCGAACTGATGCATCTGGCGACGCTGGTGCATGACGATGCGGTGGATCACTCCGCGCTCCGTCGCGGCATGCCGACCGTGAATTCGCTCTTCAGTCACCAGGTGTCGGTGATCATGGGCGATTTCCTGTATCTGCGCGCGCTTCGTGAGCTGGTGACCATTGGCGATCTCGAGGCCATGCGTTCGATCACCAACGCGTCCAACGAAATGACCCTCGGGGAGATTCGCCAACTGAGCGCCTATGATGCGCTCGCGTTTGGCGAGTCGGACTATGAGACGCTCATTCGTGCCAAGACCGCGACGCTGTTCATGGCGGCCTGCGACGTGGGGGCCCTGTCTGGAGCGCCGCGCTATCGCGAGGCGGTCACCCGTTTCGGCGAACGACTCGGCATGGCGTTCCAGGTCGCGGACGATCTGCTCGATTACACTGAGCAGCAGGAGATGACGGGCAAGCCGAGCGGCCTCGACCTCAAGGAGCACAAGGTCACCCTGCCGCTTATCGCCGCGTTGCGGGAAATGCCGTCCTCGGCGCGTGCGCGCGTGGAAGCGCTGTTTGCGTCGCTGGAACCCGAAGACGAAGCCATTGCGGAAGTCGTGGCCATCGTACGGGATCACGGCGGTCTCGAGTATGCGCGTCAGCGCGCCGATCAGTTTTCCCGCGAGGCCGAAGAAGCCTTGGCCGATTTGCCGGAGGGACCAGCCAAGACGGCCCTCCTGGATTCCATCGCATACGTCGTGGAGCGCCGCTGGTAA
- the hutI gene encoding imidazolonepropionase: MSPNDMSSGGAPTMLFVNAAQTLTASGPARARRGHEMRDADVRSGVGVAVQGERIVMVDTDDALRRAFADATEVDCDRGLLAPGFVDSHTHTVFGAARYAEQELRATGVPYLEIARRGGGIHSSVRDLRSRTNDELFALAVPRLARLASGGVTTVEIKSGYGLTVADELRTLRVIRDLATSQPLDIVATCLGAHEVPLEFRDRDGGRQEWLALLAEELFPQVAAESLAQFADIFCEPGVFTVDEARVLLQHGQRLGLRAKLHADELHDGGAAGLAAELGAISADHLAAISPEGIAALAASETVATVLPATMLFLGTGRQAPARQLIEAGAAVALATDFNPGTSPLTAFPLVMTLAVSELRLSASEAWIASTVNGAAALGLAGVTGQLSPGFRADLAIHAVEDFRALPYWFGERLCVGSWSRGRACHPMR; the protein is encoded by the coding sequence ATGAGTCCCAATGACATGTCGTCGGGCGGTGCACCGACGATGCTGTTCGTCAACGCCGCACAAACGCTGACCGCTTCCGGCCCCGCGCGTGCGCGACGCGGCCACGAGATGCGGGATGCGGATGTTCGTTCCGGTGTCGGGGTGGCGGTGCAGGGGGAACGCATCGTGATGGTGGATACCGATGACGCGCTCCGACGCGCGTTTGCCGATGCCACGGAAGTCGACTGTGATCGCGGGTTGCTCGCGCCGGGTTTCGTCGATTCGCACACGCATACGGTCTTTGGCGCGGCGCGATATGCCGAGCAGGAACTGCGAGCCACCGGGGTGCCCTATCTCGAAATCGCCAGGCGTGGCGGCGGCATTCACAGTTCGGTGCGTGACCTGCGTTCCCGTACCAATGACGAACTTTTCGCCTTGGCGGTGCCGCGTTTGGCCCGGCTGGCGTCGGGTGGTGTGACCACGGTGGAGATCAAGTCCGGGTACGGGCTCACCGTGGCCGACGAACTCCGCACGTTGCGGGTGATCCGGGATCTGGCCACGTCGCAACCACTGGATATCGTGGCCACCTGCCTCGGGGCGCACGAAGTCCCGCTCGAGTTTCGCGATCGGGATGGTGGCCGTCAGGAATGGCTGGCGTTGCTGGCGGAAGAACTGTTCCCACAGGTCGCGGCAGAATCGCTGGCCCAGTTTGCCGACATCTTCTGCGAGCCGGGAGTGTTCACGGTCGACGAGGCCCGTGTGCTGCTTCAGCACGGACAACGCCTCGGGCTGCGCGCCAAGTTGCATGCCGACGAGCTGCATGATGGCGGCGCGGCAGGATTGGCCGCGGAGCTTGGTGCCATCAGCGCGGACCACCTTGCGGCGATCTCACCGGAAGGGATCGCGGCGTTGGCGGCCAGCGAGACGGTGGCCACCGTGCTCCCGGCCACCATGCTGTTCCTCGGCACGGGGCGCCAGGCGCCCGCTCGCCAGTTGATCGAAGCCGGTGCGGCCGTGGCCTTGGCCACCGATTTCAACCCCGGCACGTCGCCTTTGACGGCGTTCCCGCTGGTGATGACGCTGGCGGTCAGCGAGCTGCGTCTGTCGGCCAGCGAAGCCTGGATCGCGTCCACCGTAAACGGAGCGGCGGCACTGGGGCTTGCCGGTGTGACCGGTCAGTTGTCACCGGGCTTTCGCGCCGATCTCGCCATTCATGCCGTGGAAGACTTCCGCGCGTTGCCTTACTGGTTCGGCGAGCGTCTTTGCGTTGGGTCATGGTCCCGCGGTCGCGCTTGTCACCCTATGCGCTGA
- the tatA gene encoding twin-arginine translocase TatA/TatE family subunit has product MNFGNFGFGEILIILVIVLLLFGAKRIPEIAGSLGKGINEFKRNISDAQRQITEQPRTEQRIAEGQPAQQSNAADEDRPEPKRLLN; this is encoded by the coding sequence ATGAATTTCGGAAATTTCGGTTTTGGCGAGATCCTGATCATTCTCGTGATCGTGCTGCTGCTCTTCGGAGCGAAGCGCATTCCCGAGATCGCAGGATCCCTCGGTAAGGGCATCAACGAGTTCAAGCGGAACATCAGTGATGCACAGCGGCAGATCACCGAGCAGCCGCGTACGGAGCAGCGCATCGCGGAAGGGCAGCCGGCGCAGCAGAGCAACGCGGCCGATGAAGATCGCCCCGAGCCCAAGCGCCTGCTCAACTGA
- a CDS encoding tetratricopeptide repeat protein → MSNAAKHRKKAAEFEQLKQIDRAIASYVKAIEESEAAGEDIDVALFNKVGDLALRQGRVPDAITYYERAVEHYATSGLFNNAIALCNKILRNAPGRANVYFTLGRICGRKGLRGDATRNFLEYATRMQQEGRVEEGMRALAEVADLMPELTEVQALVEDHAARAGIALPRRRTPIRAAEAVADPSEAQAQSPSFRDARSHDLVFLDVDYGDPRSRTPRGARRVPTPRGVASVVPSAEPPRADSASSDRESDDSAGPLPFLDVPVRIEGLVDVPAELGGAVADVRDVHVAPEPSVIRSTDIDTASVSALDGLEVVSGASGPDAELLEGFTSDAVTDDVPEVVTPPSDVTWLVPPDAEEAVQPLDDVLVEDITDPLGEQVIQAVILTETPPIGLTAIPGTPKGTDAVFGDDDRPVMADESAEDIDSIESASVELEFLDFEPLDASVLELESFDLPFLDSDEPGVPDSKMPDHGVMEGLDATSFEFDVFELDASEDAAPIEPLDVTSVPELDAAIAAGAELVAQAEAAEVAPVPESDIDDTHGHAAVAADRPKSGPDISALDRTGRHSVIPRASYRIDPHDFVQSGELPPLLLSDAQVDRGLQVALATPSAGLTSISAPTEVSASVFAPVVSRVATPPVAVAPVTPPVAFPTEALLDLDDASDDVGGLVSDTPATSLLVPTEGNGLAGTPAADGALLDLDDVDLDEVTPGTVETRPSADSVVGGAFAGLQEAVSDHPGTNAGAAAGEAAEGLTEPDRQTAESEPRAIKVVHPTPSLPTAAVAVEAAVVAASRRDALRAAVARMPLHWLLRRRLAESLFEAGERDAALHELETAQQGLVNDGEYQAAAEIADELVHVAPDHVPYHQKRVELAVRLQAQDRLQLTYLDLADALVRMGEEGRARAVYARVLELDPYDDRARAALGAAAPPPPPPPRPDDQFVDLADWLRDDDGPASTRMRMREPVISGDEQADFNALLQHFKDGVARSLGENDFEGHYDLGVAYKEMGLLDDAISEFQKALRSRAHRLPAYEALGQCFVEQGRHQIAATVLSRALHEPGIDDDQRVGVLYLLAYSCEALQRTDEARSYFQRVYATDINFRDVAARLAALDQATR, encoded by the coding sequence ATGTCCAACGCCGCGAAGCACAGGAAAAAGGCGGCCGAGTTCGAGCAGCTCAAGCAGATCGACCGGGCGATCGCGTCCTACGTCAAGGCGATCGAAGAGAGCGAGGCGGCCGGCGAAGACATCGATGTCGCCCTCTTCAACAAGGTCGGGGACCTGGCGCTGCGCCAGGGCCGCGTGCCCGACGCCATCACGTACTACGAACGCGCCGTCGAGCACTACGCGACCTCCGGCCTGTTCAACAACGCGATCGCGCTCTGCAACAAGATCCTGCGCAACGCGCCGGGTCGGGCCAACGTGTACTTCACGCTGGGCCGGATCTGTGGCCGGAAAGGACTGCGTGGTGACGCGACCCGCAATTTCCTCGAGTATGCCACGCGCATGCAGCAGGAAGGGCGGGTGGAGGAGGGCATGCGGGCACTGGCCGAAGTGGCCGACCTCATGCCGGAGCTCACCGAGGTGCAAGCGCTGGTCGAAGACCATGCGGCCCGTGCCGGCATCGCATTGCCGCGCCGTCGGACACCTATTCGCGCCGCCGAAGCCGTGGCCGATCCGTCCGAAGCGCAGGCCCAAAGCCCTTCGTTTCGGGATGCGCGCAGCCACGATCTGGTCTTTCTCGACGTCGACTACGGTGACCCGCGCTCGCGTACGCCGAGGGGAGCGCGACGCGTGCCAACCCCTCGTGGCGTTGCCTCCGTGGTCCCGTCCGCTGAGCCTCCCCGTGCTGACTCCGCGTCGTCAGACCGCGAAAGCGACGACAGCGCGGGGCCGCTGCCGTTTCTCGACGTCCCGGTGCGCATCGAGGGGCTGGTCGATGTGCCCGCCGAACTGGGGGGCGCCGTGGCCGACGTCCGCGACGTGCATGTTGCGCCGGAGCCGTCAGTCATTCGGTCCACCGATATCGATACAGCCAGCGTGTCGGCACTGGACGGCCTCGAAGTCGTGTCTGGGGCAAGCGGACCAGATGCGGAATTGCTCGAAGGCTTCACTTCGGATGCCGTAACGGACGACGTTCCCGAGGTCGTGACACCACCCTCCGACGTGACATGGCTGGTGCCACCGGACGCCGAGGAGGCCGTGCAGCCGCTCGATGATGTCCTGGTGGAAGACATCACCGATCCGCTGGGTGAGCAGGTCATTCAGGCGGTGATCCTCACGGAGACCCCGCCGATAGGCCTTACCGCCATTCCGGGCACGCCCAAAGGCACGGATGCGGTGTTCGGTGACGATGACCGGCCGGTCATGGCCGACGAATCAGCGGAAGACATCGATTCGATCGAGAGCGCGTCGGTGGAACTCGAGTTCCTCGATTTCGAACCGCTGGATGCCAGCGTGCTGGAGCTCGAGTCGTTCGATCTGCCGTTCCTGGATTCGGACGAACCCGGCGTTCCGGACAGCAAGATGCCGGATCATGGCGTGATGGAAGGCCTCGATGCCACCTCGTTCGAATTCGACGTATTCGAACTGGATGCATCGGAAGACGCGGCGCCGATCGAGCCACTGGATGTCACGAGCGTCCCGGAGCTCGATGCGGCCATTGCCGCAGGCGCCGAACTGGTCGCGCAGGCTGAAGCCGCGGAAGTGGCGCCGGTTCCCGAGTCGGATATCGACGATACCCACGGCCACGCTGCTGTCGCCGCCGACCGGCCGAAGAGCGGTCCCGACATCTCGGCACTGGATCGCACCGGACGCCACTCGGTCATCCCGCGTGCGTCCTATCGGATCGATCCACACGATTTTGTGCAGTCGGGTGAACTGCCGCCGTTGTTGCTCTCGGATGCCCAGGTGGATCGCGGGTTGCAGGTGGCGCTGGCGACCCCGTCGGCGGGCCTGACCAGCATTTCCGCACCGACCGAGGTTTCGGCTTCCGTCTTCGCGCCGGTGGTATCGCGGGTCGCGACACCTCCTGTGGCCGTGGCGCCGGTGACTCCCCCAGTGGCGTTCCCCACGGAAGCGCTGCTCGATCTCGATGATGCGTCAGACGACGTCGGCGGGCTCGTTTCGGATACGCCTGCCACCTCGCTGTTGGTGCCCACCGAGGGGAACGGCCTAGCCGGCACTCCGGCGGCGGATGGAGCCCTGCTCGATCTCGACGACGTGGATCTCGACGAAGTGACGCCTGGCACGGTCGAGACCAGGCCCTCCGCCGATTCGGTCGTTGGTGGGGCCTTTGCGGGGCTGCAGGAGGCAGTATCGGATCATCCCGGCACAAACGCCGGCGCTGCCGCGGGCGAAGCGGCAGAAGGCCTCACTGAACCGGATCGGCAGACTGCCGAATCGGAACCGCGGGCGATCAAGGTGGTGCATCCCACACCTTCGTTGCCGACGGCTGCCGTGGCGGTGGAAGCGGCCGTGGTGGCCGCGTCGCGTCGCGATGCCCTGCGGGCGGCGGTCGCACGGATGCCGCTGCATTGGCTGCTGCGCCGGCGTCTCGCCGAATCGTTGTTCGAGGCGGGCGAACGCGACGCCGCACTGCACGAGTTGGAGACCGCACAGCAGGGATTGGTCAACGACGGGGAGTACCAGGCGGCGGCGGAGATTGCCGACGAGCTGGTGCACGTGGCCCCGGACCATGTGCCGTATCACCAGAAGCGGGTCGAGCTGGCGGTCCGGTTGCAGGCCCAGGATCGCCTGCAATTGACCTATCTCGACCTCGCGGATGCGCTGGTGCGCATGGGTGAGGAGGGACGGGCGCGAGCGGTCTACGCCAGAGTGCTCGAGCTCGATCCCTACGACGACCGGGCTCGTGCCGCACTTGGTGCGGCGGCCCCTCCGCCACCCCCGCCGCCGCGGCCCGACGACCAGTTTGTGGATCTCGCAGACTGGCTGCGGGACGATGACGGACCCGCATCGACGCGCATGCGCATGCGCGAACCCGTCATCTCCGGTGACGAACAGGCCGACTTCAACGCCCTCCTGCAGCACTTCAAGGATGGCGTGGCCCGGTCGTTGGGCGAAAATGACTTCGAGGGGCATTATGACCTCGGCGTGGCGTACAAGGAGATGGGACTTCTCGACGACGCCATCTCGGAGTTCCAGAAAGCGCTGAGAAGTCGTGCGCACCGACTACCGGCGTACGAGGCCTTGGGGCAATGTTTCGTGGAGCAGGGCCGACATCAAATTGCTGCGACCGTTCTGTCCCGGGCTTTGCACGAACCTGGAATTGACGATGACCAGCGGGTCGGGGTGCTGTACCTCCTCGCATATTCCTGCGAGGCCCTGCAGCGAACAGACGAGGCCCGTAGTTATTTTCAGCGCGTGTACGCGACCGACATCAACTTCCGCGACGTAGCCGCCCGATTGGCGGCACTCGACCAAGCCACACGATGA